In one Drosophila pseudoobscura strain MV-25-SWS-2005 chromosome X, UCI_Dpse_MV25, whole genome shotgun sequence genomic region, the following are encoded:
- the LOC6902050 gene encoding 60S ribosomal protein L30-like: protein MWQASAERKIMEYLRKRPETSTNMEKEISSVGNKKKFFCNKSIQENIRMTVKVNCDEVFCSHSCMMKAIREQKAKVVIVATKTPPSQKAEIEHFAKVAKCQIIYYGGRFIECANSCGKVFLFCTVAISTQKDAAIIRSLSEKLVAGIALFLDGKDVTN from the exons ATGTGGCAAGCTTCTGCAGAACGAAAGATCATGGAATATCTTCGAAAAAGACCAGAAACTTCGACTAACATGGAAAAGGAAATTTCTTCGGTGGGGAATAAAAAgaaat TCTTCTGTAATAAGTCAATACAGGAAAATATTCGCATGACCGTGAAGGTAAACTGCGATGAGGTGTTCTGTAGCCACAGTTGCATGATGAAGGCCATTCGAGAGCAAAAGGCCAAGGTGGTCATCGTCGCCACCAAGACGCCGCCCTCGCAGAAAGCCGAGATTGAGCATTTCGCCAAAGTGGCCAAGTGTCAAATCATTTACTACGGCGGCAGATTTATTGAGTGCGCGAACTCGTGCGGGAAAGTCTTCCTCTTTTGTACAGTGGCCATAAGCACTCAGAAAGATGCGGCCATCATCCGTTCGTTGTCGGAAAAGTTGGTGGCTGGCATTGCTCTGTTTTTGGATGGCAAAGACGTAACAAATTAA